The Methanocellales archaeon genome has a window encoding:
- a CDS encoding aminotransferase class I/II-fold pyridoxal phosphate-dependent enzyme: MIADKVKRIPPSGIRKYFEMTLGMEDIISLGVGEPDFVTPWSIREACIYALEKGYTSYTSNWGLLELRNEISRCIASDYEVQYSPEDQIIVTTGVSEASDLAIRAIVNPGDEVIIVEPCYVSYKPCVILAGGKPVMVSTDRCNDFKVIPEQIGAKITKKTKAIILSYPNNPTGAIMGKKDLEGIADIVKDHDLFVISDEVYDKLTYDGTHTCFSSLDGMYDKTILLNGFSKAYAMTGWRLGYAASNPEVIAAMLKIHQYTMLCAPITAQMAAIEALRNCREEMLSMVREYDRRRRLIVKGLNDLGLDCFEPKGAFYAFPSVESTGMTSEVFAEKLLKEQKVAVVPGDVFGDSGEGFIRCAYAVSRKEIKEALERIGEFLK, from the coding sequence ATGATCGCAGATAAGGTAAAGCGCATCCCACCATCTGGCATTCGGAAATACTTTGAGATGACCCTGGGGATGGAGGATATCATCTCATTGGGCGTCGGCGAGCCTGATTTTGTCACTCCCTGGTCCATCAGAGAGGCATGTATCTATGCCTTGGAAAAAGGGTACACCTCCTACACATCCAACTGGGGCTTACTTGAGCTGAGAAACGAGATATCCCGCTGCATCGCTTCAGATTATGAAGTACAATACAGCCCCGAGGACCAGATTATCGTGACCACAGGTGTAAGCGAAGCTTCCGATCTTGCGATACGGGCAATAGTAAACCCCGGCGACGAAGTCATCATTGTGGAGCCCTGCTATGTCTCCTACAAACCCTGCGTAATCCTTGCCGGCGGAAAACCCGTGATGGTGTCGACAGACAGGTGCAATGATTTCAAGGTAATTCCTGAGCAGATAGGGGCTAAAATAACGAAAAAGACAAAGGCAATAATCCTGTCCTACCCAAACAACCCGACTGGTGCAATAATGGGGAAGAAAGACCTGGAAGGAATAGCGGACATAGTGAAGGATCATGACCTATTTGTGATATCTGATGAAGTGTATGACAAGCTCACATACGATGGGACCCATACCTGCTTTTCCTCTCTGGATGGCATGTATGACAAAACGATTTTGCTCAACGGTTTCTCCAAGGCCTATGCGATGACCGGTTGGCGGCTCGGCTATGCGGCTTCTAACCCGGAAGTCATAGCTGCAATGCTGAAAATTCATCAGTATACGATGCTCTGCGCTCCGATCACGGCACAGATGGCTGCCATCGAGGCCTTAAGAAACTGCAGGGAGGAGATGCTTTCCATGGTCAGGGAGTATGACAGGCGAAGAAGGCTGATCGTCAAGGGACTGAACGATCTTGGCTTGGACTGCTTTGAGCCGAAAGGCGCATTCTACGCTTTCCCGTCGGTGGAGAGCACTGGCATGACCTCAGAGGTTTTTGCGGAAAAGCTCCTCAAAGAGCAAAAAGTGGCGGTTGTGCCTGGGGATGTGTTTGGAGACTCCGGGGAAGGCTTTATTAGGTGTGCATATGCCGTATCGCGAAAAGAAATAAAAGAGGCGCTGGAGAGGATTGGGGAGTTTTTAAAATAG
- a CDS encoding phosphoglycerate kinase — MYLADVKRDYLTMDDFNLSNKTVLVRLDLNSPIDPSTGSILSEEKFWSHADTLKRLERSRTVLLSHQSRPGKKDFTTMEPHAKMLGVVLRQKVTYVDDIFGACAQKAIEDMKVGDILLLENVRFYSEERVERSSEEHAKTHLVRGLAPHFDLFFNDAFASVHRSHASLVGFTEVLPSGAGKLMEKELDVLNKVLACADHPCIFVLGGAKAHDTLDVIENILSRDGADKIFLTGVAANIFLAASGVDIGAPSLQYIEKEGYSDEIPKAKILLQKFGDRIELPKDVALGKNGERVDVPIEKLPAEYPIWDIGLETIVKFQDEIKDAKMAILHGPAGVFEKENFALGTLEMMKAITKAGFSIVGGGHTGAAVQKAGLERKVTHVSTGGNACLNVLAGKELPGVMALKSAAKKFGSKR; from the coding sequence ATGTACTTGGCAGATGTGAAAAGAGACTATCTTACCATGGATGACTTCAACCTATCTAACAAAACGGTTTTAGTCAGATTGGACTTGAATTCACCAATTGATCCCAGCACCGGGAGCATACTTAGCGAGGAAAAATTTTGGAGCCATGCAGATACATTGAAGAGATTAGAGAGGTCAAGGACCGTTTTGCTTTCACATCAAAGCAGGCCTGGGAAAAAGGACTTTACCACAATGGAGCCGCATGCAAAAATGCTCGGAGTGGTTTTGCGGCAAAAGGTAACCTACGTAGATGATATCTTTGGTGCCTGTGCTCAAAAAGCCATAGAAGATATGAAGGTTGGAGATATTCTTCTTCTGGAGAATGTGAGGTTCTACTCAGAAGAGAGAGTGGAAAGGAGTTCAGAAGAGCATGCCAAAACGCATCTTGTGAGAGGACTTGCGCCCCATTTCGATTTGTTCTTCAACGATGCATTTGCATCTGTTCATAGATCACATGCATCTCTAGTGGGATTTACAGAAGTGCTGCCGTCTGGAGCGGGCAAGTTGATGGAAAAAGAATTAGATGTGCTGAACAAGGTCCTCGCCTGTGCTGATCATCCGTGCATATTCGTGCTCGGTGGAGCGAAGGCACATGACACGCTCGATGTCATCGAAAACATCCTATCAAGGGATGGCGCTGACAAAATCTTTTTAACCGGCGTTGCAGCAAATATATTCCTAGCCGCATCAGGAGTGGATATAGGCGCTCCGAGCCTACAATACATCGAGAAAGAAGGATATTCGGATGAGATTCCCAAGGCAAAGATATTGCTTCAAAAGTTTGGAGATAGGATAGAGCTTCCCAAGGATGTGGCTCTGGGTAAAAATGGCGAACGAGTTGATGTCCCAATAGAGAAGTTACCTGCTGAATATCCAATCTGGGATATAGGGCTTGAGACTATTGTGAAATTCCAGGATGAAATCAAGGATGCAAAGATGGCAATCTTGCATGGTCCTGCAGGAGTGTTCGAGAAGGAGAATTTTGCCCTAGGAACATTGGAGATGATGAAAGCCATCACTAAAGCAGGGTTTTCTATCGTTGGGGGTGGGCATACAGGGGCTGCTGTGCAAAAGGCTGGGCTTGAAAGAAAAGTCACACATGTGAGCACTGGAGGAAATGCTTGCCTCAATGTGC
- a CDS encoding Lrp/AsnC family transcriptional regulator gives MKEILEILENDARISTGEIAALTKIPEHKVREMIAEAEKKGIIRKYKTVIDWDKVEAEHVYAIIEVKVTSEREVGYDSIAERIARFPEVVSVRLVSGDHDLSLLVRGKTMKEVAFFIAEKVAPLDRVQGTVTHFILKTYKQDGDILLEKEESKRLAITP, from the coding sequence ATGAAGGAAATACTCGAAATACTGGAGAATGATGCAAGGATAAGTACTGGCGAGATTGCTGCGCTAACAAAAATTCCCGAGCACAAAGTCAGGGAGATGATCGCCGAGGCTGAGAAAAAGGGGATCATCAGGAAATACAAAACAGTGATCGACTGGGACAAGGTGGAGGCGGAACACGTTTATGCCATCATAGAGGTGAAGGTCACCTCTGAGCGAGAAGTTGGCTACGATTCCATAGCAGAACGCATTGCAAGATTCCCAGAGGTCGTTTCAGTCCGTCTGGTCTCTGGAGATCACGATTTGTCTTTGCTGGTGAGAGGCAAGACGATGAAGGAAGTTGCATTCTTCATCGCCGAGAAGGTGGCACCACTGGATCGGGTGCAGGGTACCGTCACTCATTTCATACTTAAAACCTACAAGCAAGATGGCGATATTTTATTAGAAAAAGAGGAATCCAAGAGGTTGGCGATAACACCATGA